In Clostridium omnivorum, the DNA window TCCCCTTCTAAGTCTTGAACTTCAGTAATATTAATTATCTTTCTTGTACCATCTTTAAGTCTTGACTGTTGAACTATTAAATCTATACCTCCTGCTATCTGCTGACGAATAGCCTTAATTGGAAGCTCAAGTCCTGCCATTAAAACCATAGTTTCAAGACGAGAAATCATATCCCTTGGGCTATTTGCATGGCCTGTTGTAATAGAACCATCATGGCCTGTATTCATTGCCTGCAGCATGTCCAATGCTTCTCCGCCACGGACCTCACCTATTACTATTCTATCAGGCCTCATTCTAAGAGAATTTTTTACAAGATCTCTTATTGAAATAGCTCCTTTGCCCTCCACATTGGCCTGCCTAGATTCTAAGGAAATAACGTGCTGCTGTGATAATTGTAGTTCTGCTGCATCTTCTATTGTTACTATTCGTTCGTCATCGGGTATAAAAGCCGAAAGTACATTTAAAGTGGTTGTCTTTCCAGAACCTGTACCACCGCTTATTAATACGTTGAGCCTTGCTTTTACACAAGCATCCAAAAACTGAGCCATATCTGCGGATATGGTGCCAAATTCAATTAAATTCCGAATAGTGTATGGGTCTTTAGCAAATTTTCTTATTGTAATTGTTGGCCCATTTAGTGCAAGAGGGGGAATTATTATATTAACTCTAGACCCATCGGGTAATCTTGCATCAACCATTGGACTGCTTTCATCTATTCTTCTTCCAAGTGGTGATACAATCTTATCAACTACATTCATTATCTGATCCTTATCTCTAAACTTCACATCTGTAAGGACAATTTTCCCGCCTTTTTCAACATATACCATATTGGGTCCATTAACCATAACTTCTGTAATATCTGGATCTAATAGAAGAGGGTTTATTGGTCCAAATCCAGTAACGTCATTTATTAGTTCTTCTACTACTTTTTTTGTATCAACTGTTTCAAAGGAATTATCTTCAGTTTCTATTATCTTCTGCGCAATGGAATCTATTTTAGGGATTATGTTTCCAACATCACTCTCATTTTTAGCTTCATTTATAATTATTTTTTGTAGCTTTAATTTATATTCCTGCTCTTTACTTAATACCTTTACAGAAGCTTTATTAGCTTCACTAGAAACAATTGACTTACTTTCAGAATTCACTTGCTTCTTCTCATCCTCTATTTTATTAATGGTGTTAATTTTATCAAGTAAGCTCATATTATCTCTCCTTCTTGAACTTATCGTGCCAAGATTCCCATTAATCCGCTCTTTCTTTTTCTTCTTCTTCTTGATTGAGAACTATCCATATTAAATTCCTTGGAAATGGATATTATATCAGAGGTTATCTTTTCCTTTGGCTTGCTAATTACGAAGGGAATACCAATATTAAGGGATTTGGTAACCACCTTAAAATTATTCATTACGTAAATAATATCATTAGTCTCAAGTATGTCTGGGACTTGGGATGCCTTTGTTAAGGTTTCGGTATCTGATCTATTTACTACAACTCTTAGTTTGCTTTCCATATTTAATTTTTCAAAAGTCTTAAGCATTGTTTTTGTATTTCTTAGAGCAGAAAGTTCTAAATCCGTAACTATAAAGACTAGGTCAGCCATCTCTATGAAATTTAAGCTTATTTCTGAAATTCCTGTAGTAAGATCCACAATCAAATATTCATTATCTTCACGCAGCTTGTCGCATATTACAGGAATCATGTCAGGAGTTATCAAGTCAGCCAGTTCCGGCTTTAAAGGTGCAGAAAGTACCTTTAATCCGCTGTCATGATTATAAAGGTAATCTGAAATCTTTATTTCTTCTAATTCTTCTCCCTTTTGTGCCAAATCACTAATTGTGTACCTTGGCTGTATGTCAAGAGCAAGATTTACGTCTCCAAACTGAAAGCTGCCATCTATAATACAGGTAGAAAAGCCTTTGGAGGCAAGTGCTGCTGCAACGTTAACTGAAATTACAGTTTTACCTACACCCCCTTTACTACTTACAAAAATTGCCATTCTGCCTAGTTTTTTATCAATTTCCTCTTTCATATTGCGGGCTCCTCCTGGTATTTTCTTATTATTGCTTCTTTTCAAATTTGCTTCTTAAAACAAACTTCAAATTTCCTCTCTCATCAGCGTTATCTATAACTTTTATTTGGTCAGGATTCAATTCTAAGGTTATTGAACTATATTCAGCTTGAGCTGGATTTGCTGCCTCTTGAGCCCCTTTAGCCGCATTTTTAGCACCTTCTACTACTGTATTATTCGAGGACTCTACCATTCTTTTGCCAACTGCTAAAACTTTTACATTCTCTAAAAGGGTCTGTGTATTTATTGTTCCCCCTTGAGTTTTTTCATTAAATAATATATCTACACAATCATCTGGTTCTATAAGAGTAGAAACAGATTCTACAAAATTTGCTTCAATAGAAATTGCTCTGAATCCTTCTTTAACCTTTCTTGATAAAAATTCCTTTTCATTTGCTTGATTTGAAAATCTGTCTGCAAAAAGCTCTTCTCCTGCCTTCATATCCATAAGTGCATAGCTGCCATCGATGTCTTTTGTACTTTTAACTGCCTCAGGCAGAATTGAATTTGCACTATAGGCTTTAATTTCCAGCATATCACTTGTAATTTTCTGACCCTTTTTTGCATTCTGTTTTAATACAACCACCTTAACCAAATTCTTATCATTTTTATACTTATTATCTAAGTTCTTAACGTAGTTGCTAAATAAAACTGTAGTAATAATAGCAAATACCAATGCTACAATTAATATAATTTTTGATTTCACATTACCACCTACTCCACTAATTTTATTGCGTATGCTCCTTTGTCCAAAACATTACTGTTTCCATATCCTGTGCCAGTTTTTCTTATAAAATATCCTTTTACTGTTGAATCACTTGAACTCATAGGCTGTGTTAAGTAAAAGAAAGCAAAGCCATCAATTTTAATTGACTTTAACTGATTTGTTGAAACTTGATATGGTTCATAAACTAAGATAGCAACTATTCTAGGGTCATCCCTATGGTCCTCTGCATACTCAGTATAAGGCGAATTATCTATTCTATAGTTGACACCTTTAATGGTTTTCTGTTCAACATTACCTGTTTGTGTATCAATAATATCACCAGCTTTAAGGCTATCATTGTAACCATACTTTAGAGCATCCTCATAGAGCCTTCCACCTGTACCAGCAAGAGCCATTATACCAAAATTACCAGTTGATGAATCTCCTGCGTCTACCTTTAAGGTATACTCCTTCATAAATTCGAATTGTGTATCCTTACTTATACCAAAAGGTACAGCTCCTTTAGTTTCAGCCATTGGAAAAATTGCAGCAGAAGAAGCAACCTGTACAGGGGTATATTTAATGCCAAATATTTTCATAAAGTACATTGGCACATTCTTTTCAAGCGTAACAGTAATTTTGTTTTCATTATTGGGTTTAATAAGTAATTGTTTTAAGCTGCTCTCTTCTTTGTTTTCTGTAAGTATTTCATTTACCACATTTGTAATTCTGCTGGCACTTTCAGTAAGTTCCTGAGCCCCTGATAAAGCAGCTGCATTTGCAGTTTTTCTAAGATCAATCTTACTTAAAAATAGCCTTCCACCATCAATTGCTAAGCCTGTCATAAAAATAATAATTACGAAGGTTATTGCAAACCATACTAAACCTGCTCCGCTCTCTTCTTTATATAATTTAAATTTTTTTATCAACCTACTCACTTCCTATTCAATACGTATTGTTGATTGGGCTTTTGCCTTAAAGGGTGAGGAAAAAAAGAGTTTTGCTAGGGGAGTTATATATTTTAAATCAACACTTAATTTAACTGTTACATTAGTCCCGGATTTTCTTTCTGAAGCATTATATGGATCCATACTTACATTAAGAGTAGCAGCTGAATTTGAATCAAGCTTACTATAGGCATAATTAGTTATTTGGGTTTCTCCTCCTCCAAAACTAGCAATTCGTGCGGACTCCTGACATATCAAATTTAATCTACACTCTGCATATATAATTCTTCCTGTATCAATAATCATGCATAAAAATATTATTAGTATTGGTATTATTAATGCAGTTTCTACAAGCGCTTGTCCTTTCTTCTTTTTCATATAATAATTGCCCCCTTCAAGAAAAGACTTATAATGGCACCTCCAGCTATTGCTACGCTGTAAGGAAATTTTTTTATAAAGGGTGTTGTTGAAAATACTACTTTATAATGATGTCCAGTAAGTAGTCCATATAAAAAATAAATAAAACTTTTAAAAAAGTTTATTGTTTCTTTATGAAAAATAATTATTATAAGTGCAATTGCCCCGCCTATTATACACATATATAAGGCTGTATTAATGGCAAAAATACCACCTTTTAAAGCGCCAATCAGTGCTAAAAGTTTTACATCACCTGCTCCAAAACCGCCTAATATAAATGGTATAATTAAAATTCCAATGCCAGTGGCAAATCCAATAACAGATACTTTCAATCCAGAAAACCCATTAAGAATTAAATGAAGTAGAAGTACAGAAAATAATACTGGAAAAATAATTTTATTATATATTTTTCTAACCTTTAAGTCCGTTATGCAGCATATAACTAAAGTCATAATAAGAAGGATATCAAATATCACACTCTAACCTCCTATTTTAAAGGCTCTACACAATGCAGAGCCTTATTATCTAAGAAAATTCCTATTTATTTTTTTGTTATTATTATGGAGTTGGTGTAGTTCCTGTTTGTATAGCATTTCCTAAGTTATTTTGAATATTAGTCCAAGCTGCTTTGAGCTGACCACTGAAAGCTGTTATAAGAGCTATACAGCCTATTGCTATAACTCCTAATACAAGTGCGTATTCAGTCATACCTTGTCCTTCTTCTTCAATCATTAATCTTTTAACTGTGTTTAACATAATCTTTATCCTCCTATTTTTTATTTTAGTATTATTGAGCTTATGGTGTAGTTGCAGTGTTGGTTTCTACTGCACTACCTAAGTTATTTTTAATATTGGTCCATGCTGTTTTAACTTGTCCACTGAAAGCAGTGATAAGTGCTATGGTTCCTATTGCAATAACTCCCAATACTAGTGCATATTCAGTCATACCTTGTCCTTCTTCTTCAGTTAATAATCTGCTAACTAGATTAAACATAATAAATTCCCTCCTAAAAATATATTAAATTTTAGTTTTAATCACTTAGGGAACAGGGGCAGTGGCATTGACCACTGAGGTTCCTAGTCCATTTGTTCTATTAGTCCAAGCTGTTTGTATACTCCCACTGAAAGTTGAAATAAGTGCTATCGTCGCTATTATAATAACTCCTAATGCCAGTGCATACTCAGTCACCCCTTGTGCTCTTTCTTCAGTTATAAATCTCTTTATAAAATCGAGCATCAATTCACCCCCTTATTTTATTTATTGAGTTATTACTTGTTTAACAAATTATAACAGCTTGCCCAACTTTTAAGTTGGATTTTGAAATTTTACCACCTTGCAGTTCAACTACTGCCACTGCATCCTTAACCTTTTTTCCTATTTTCCCTGGCTTCATATTTTCATTAATTTCTATGATTACACTGTTTTTGTCTAAATAGAGAACATCGATATTATAATTCATGAAAAAAGTATGTATTTGATTACAGTGATTTATATACATAGATGTATCTGAAGAAAGCTCCTTAGTAAACATCAAACCTTTTAGTCTTTTTAAGAAGTTATTGGCAACAATTACATTTTTACATATATCTTCATTTTTTGTTATATTTTTAATCATATGTTTCATTTTACCTCCCCAACAATTCTATTATAAATTCCATTAATCAAACTTAATAGACTGCATTAGTCATATTTTTCCCAAATTTAGTCATAAAAAAATAGGGACTAAAGTCCCTATTTTTTTATGATACTGAATTATAATAACTTTCTATTCTATTTTCTAGTGCAAATATTGTAGCTTTAACTCGATCATCAGTATTAATTTTCTTAAAAATGTTAGATACGTAGTTTTTAACAGTTTTTTCTGACAAATATAACTGTTGACCTATTTCCTTATTACTTAAACCTTTTGAAAGCTTTATTAAAATTTCCATTTCTCGCTTTGTTAAAGAATCTATAATATTTTGAACTCCTTTGTCTTTCTTTTTTATTTGTGAAAAAAGTAAAGAAACTAAAGTTTTATCAATATACTTTTCACCACCATATACAGTCCTTATGGCATTTACTATCTCTATACCACTTGATTCCTTAAGAACATATCCATCAGCCCCCATTTCGATTGCTTGATTTAATGTTCTTCTATCATTTTCAATTGTAAGAATAATTACTTTAATATCTTTTCCCTCTTCTTTTAGCATTTTCATAACCTCAATGCCATTAATTTTAGGCATATTAAAATCCAGCACCATAACATCGACTTTATTTTTCTTAGATATCCCTATTGCTTCTTCACCGTCACGAGCTTCTCCAACCAGTTTTAAATCATCTTCCAAACTCATAAGCTTTTTGAGTCCTTCTCTAATTAACTCATGGTCATCGGCTATTAATACACTAATCTCTGCTGCTTTCATCCTTTATCACCTCTCTATTAATTGGAAGCTTAATAATACAAATAGTTCCGCTCCCAAGTGAAGATTTTATTTTTAGCTCGCCTTGGAGCTGATATACTCTATCATGAATTCCAATAAGTCCAAAGGATTCAGCATTGCATCTAACTTTCTTTAAGGTTTCTTTTACATCAAAACCTATTCCATCATCTGAAATAATAAGTATTAAATATTTTGTTCCAAAATCCAATTTTACTTTTGCATGCATTGCATACGAATGTTTCTTAATATTATTAAAGACTTCCTGAACTATTCTATAAACAGCTACTTGAATAATTGGTTCAATTTCTTTTTTTACAGGCTTTAATGTAAATTCAACTTCAATCTTTGTATCCTTAAGAATTGTAACTACTGTATCATTAATTGTCTGATTTAATCCTACCTCTTCTAACAGCATAGGTCTTAAGTCATAAATTATATTTCTAACTTCTTTCAGAGCTGCCTTAACCGCTGTTTTTAAATCTGAAAGCTCATTAAGTGCCTTTTCTATATCCATATTAATAAACTTTTCGCATATATCTACTTTCATTACTACATTTGCCATATGCTGTGCTGGTCCATCATGAATATCTTTTGCTATTCTTTTTCTTTCATTTTCCTGAGCCTCAAGTATTTTAATTCCCATATACATTTCTGAACTTTTATCCGAGTTTTCTATAACAGGTAATAGATCACCTTCTAAATATCCTAGTGCAATGCTTACTTGATTAACTACCTTTTCTGCTTGATTTATATTTTCAAGAGACTTTTTAAAAGCAATTTCTAAGCTTGTCCTTTTCTCTCTTAAATTTTTTTCTTCATTTTGCTTTCCAAAATATTTAATTCTTACTTCAGATGCCTCCTCATAAGCATGTTTAATATCAAGCTCAGTATATTTATCAAAGTTTGCTGATACTTCTGCTAATCTCTGCCTCATTGCTACATCCTCAAGCCCAAGCTTATCAACCTCATTTATTACAAGGCTCATATTACTTTTAACTTCAACCAATTCAGCTTTTAATTTTTCATGTTCTTTTCTTAAAGTATCTACAATTTCAACAATTATTTTCCTGCTAGAACTTATTTCTCCTATTATTTTTTTTGTAATTTTATTGATGGAATCAATATGAAAATCTTCACTTTTCACTTTATCACCCTTAATTAATTTAATATATGATACAAATGCAATGGTTTTCAAATAAAAGAAAAATGTTTAATTTCTCGTTTATTTGAAGTAACTAACAAAAAAAATTATATACAAAAATGACAAAAAACAAAGTCTATGTATTTATTACTAACCTCATTAATCTCACCTTCCATTTATATAGTTTTTTGTGTTGTATTAGAGCTTTCTTCATCAGCTAGATGACAGTATAATTTCAGCGAAAACTTCCTGAAATTCTTATTGTTGTTGCGTAGTTTTAGGTATTTTATCATTTCTTTGTGCTATAAGAATGTTCATTGTTGAGGTGGGCTTTTTGGAAACATATAAGAATTATAATACTACTTATTTAGGTTTTGTCCAAATATAATCTTTACATTAGTCATTGTTTTTATTATATGTATATTAATATCTTGTACATTTTAATAATCAATATTGATATAAGCTAAAGCCTTCCTAACCCCTCCTAGGAGTCAATTCATATTTATAGTATATATGTTAAGGTATCACTATTATAGTTTAAATCACCTCATTAAATTTTACAATCTATTTTCACTAACCTTCTTACACTGCTAATCTTAACCTTAGCCTCCATAAAAATCAGCAAGTTATAGATAAGGGTAGATTTGGATGGAGATTATTAGGATAATGATTTAAGATTTTTATAAGATTTTAAGTGCGAAATTATTAAGATTTTCCTGATAAACTATCATTTGAGAACAACAAAGTAGAAAGGATTGTACAACTATGAATAAATCTAAAATTTCTTTAATTTGTAAAATACTAATAGCTTTACTTGGCGTTTTAACAGTTATATTAATCATAAAATATTTACCAAATATCCTTGCAGTTACTGTATCCCTTGATAAATTTAGGAATTATATAATTTCACTAGGCAGTTTTGGATCTGTTGCTTTCATTTCCTTCCAAATACTTCAGACAATTATTGCTCCAATTCCTGGAGAGGTAATTCAAGTTGCTGGTGGATATATTTACGGCACGACTTTGGGTGTGATTTTTTCAACAATAGGACTACTGGTTGGAGCTGTTATTGCCTTTTATTTTACTAGGTTTATAGGCGCCTCTTTTATAGAAAGGCTAATGACTAAGAAAAATGCTAAATGGATGGTAGATATTATGAAAAGCAAAAAATTTTCTGCTATACTATTTATTATTTTTCTAATTCCTGGACTACCAAAAGATTTTTTAATATATATTGCAGGATTAACACCTATAAAAGCACTAAAGTTTTTTCAAATTTTACTCCTTAGTAGAATTCCATGGCTTTTTGTATCTGCAAGTATTGGATCCAATCTTCATTGTGGTAATTATATATCAACAATAATTATATCAATAATATCCTTAGTATCATTTGTTTTAGGATTGCTTTACAAAGACAAGCTTATAAATAAGCTTTCATGTAATAAAAACCTTAAAGAATCCT includes these proteins:
- a CDS encoding Flp family type IVb pilin yields the protein MLNTVKRLMIEEEGQGMTEYALVLGVIAIGCIALITAFSGQLKAAWTNIQNNLGNAIQTGTTPTP
- a CDS encoding TadE/TadG family type IV pilus assembly protein, with amino-acid sequence MKKKKGQALVETALIIPILIIFLCMIIDTGRIIYAECRLNLICQESARIASFGGGETQITNYAYSKLDSNSAATLNVSMDPYNASERKSGTNVTVKLSVDLKYITPLAKLFFSSPFKAKAQSTIRIE
- the cpaB gene encoding Flp pilus assembly protein CpaB; amino-acid sequence: MKSKIILIVALVFAIITTVLFSNYVKNLDNKYKNDKNLVKVVVLKQNAKKGQKITSDMLEIKAYSANSILPEAVKSTKDIDGSYALMDMKAGEELFADRFSNQANEKEFLSRKVKEGFRAISIEANFVESVSTLIEPDDCVDILFNEKTQGGTINTQTLLENVKVLAVGKRMVESSNNTVVEGAKNAAKGAQEAANPAQAEYSSITLELNPDQIKVIDNADERGNLKFVLRSKFEKKQ
- a CDS encoding TVP38/TMEM64 family protein, which codes for MNKSKISLICKILIALLGVLTVILIIKYLPNILAVTVSLDKFRNYIISLGSFGSVAFISFQILQTIIAPIPGEVIQVAGGYIYGTTLGVIFSTIGLLVGAVIAFYFTRFIGASFIERLMTKKNAKWMVDIMKSKKFSAILFIIFLIPGLPKDFLIYIAGLTPIKALKFFQILLLSRIPWLFVSASIGSNLHCGNYISTIIISIISLVSFVLGLLYKDKLINKLSCNKNLKESFKINQFNSVN
- a CDS encoding TadE/TadG family type IV pilus assembly protein — translated: MIKKFKLYKEESGAGLVWFAITFVIIIFMTGLAIDGGRLFLSKIDLRKTANAAALSGAQELTESASRITNVVNEILTENKEESSLKQLLIKPNNENKITVTLEKNVPMYFMKIFGIKYTPVQVASSAAIFPMAETKGAVPFGISKDTQFEFMKEYTLKVDAGDSSTGNFGIMALAGTGGRLYEDALKYGYNDSLKAGDIIDTQTGNVEQKTIKGVNYRIDNSPYTEYAEDHRDDPRIVAILVYEPYQVSTNQLKSIKIDGFAFFYLTQPMSSSDSTVKGYFIRKTGTGYGNSNVLDKGAYAIKLVE
- a CDS encoding CpaF family protein, translated to MSLLDKINTINKIEDEKKQVNSESKSIVSSEANKASVKVLSKEQEYKLKLQKIIINEAKNESDVGNIIPKIDSIAQKIIETEDNSFETVDTKKVVEELINDVTGFGPINPLLLDPDITEVMVNGPNMVYVEKGGKIVLTDVKFRDKDQIMNVVDKIVSPLGRRIDESSPMVDARLPDGSRVNIIIPPLALNGPTITIRKFAKDPYTIRNLIEFGTISADMAQFLDACVKARLNVLISGGTGSGKTTTLNVLSAFIPDDERIVTIEDAAELQLSQQHVISLESRQANVEGKGAISIRDLVKNSLRMRPDRIVIGEVRGGEALDMLQAMNTGHDGSITTGHANSPRDMISRLETMVLMAGLELPIKAIRQQIAGGIDLIVQQSRLKDGTRKIINITEVQDLEGEVIVLQDIFTFNQTGIDKAGKVIGKMTPTGIRPKFYERLETSGIVVPPTIFNVEEW
- a CDS encoding A24 family peptidase, with translation MIFDILLIMTLVICCITDLKVRKIYNKIIFPVLFSVLLLHLILNGFSGLKVSVIGFATGIGILIIPFILGGFGAGDVKLLALIGALKGGIFAINTALYMCIIGGAIALIIIIFHKETINFFKSFIYFLYGLLTGHHYKVVFSTTPFIKKFPYSVAIAGGAIISLFLKGAIII
- a CDS encoding response regulator, which codes for MKAAEISVLIADDHELIREGLKKLMSLEDDLKLVGEARDGEEAIGISKKNKVDVMVLDFNMPKINGIEVMKMLKEEGKDIKVIILTIENDRRTLNQAIEMGADGYVLKESSGIEIVNAIRTVYGGEKYIDKTLVSLLFSQIKKKDKGVQNIIDSLTKREMEILIKLSKGLSNKEIGQQLYLSEKTVKNYVSNIFKKINTDDRVKATIFALENRIESYYNSVS
- a CDS encoding Flp family type IVb pilin, with the translated sequence MLDFIKRFITEERAQGVTEYALALGVIIIATIALISTFSGSIQTAWTNRTNGLGTSVVNATAPVP
- a CDS encoding Flp family type IVb pilin, which gives rise to MFNLVSRLLTEEEGQGMTEYALVLGVIAIGTIALITAFSGQVKTAWTNIKNNLGSAVETNTATTP
- a CDS encoding AAA family ATPase gives rise to the protein MKEEIDKKLGRMAIFVSSKGGVGKTVISVNVAAALASKGFSTCIIDGSFQFGDVNLALDIQPRYTISDLAQKGEELEEIKISDYLYNHDSGLKVLSAPLKPELADLITPDMIPVICDKLREDNEYLIVDLTTGISEISLNFIEMADLVFIVTDLELSALRNTKTMLKTFEKLNMESKLRVVVNRSDTETLTKASQVPDILETNDIIYVMNNFKVVTKSLNIGIPFVISKPKEKITSDIISISKEFNMDSSQSRRRRKRKSGLMGILAR
- a CDS encoding sensor histidine kinase produces the protein MKSEDFHIDSINKITKKIIGEISSSRKIIVEIVDTLRKEHEKLKAELVEVKSNMSLVINEVDKLGLEDVAMRQRLAEVSANFDKYTELDIKHAYEEASEVRIKYFGKQNEEKNLREKRTSLEIAFKKSLENINQAEKVVNQVSIALGYLEGDLLPVIENSDKSSEMYMGIKILEAQENERKRIAKDIHDGPAQHMANVVMKVDICEKFINMDIEKALNELSDLKTAVKAALKEVRNIIYDLRPMLLEEVGLNQTINDTVVTILKDTKIEVEFTLKPVKKEIEPIIQVAVYRIVQEVFNNIKKHSYAMHAKVKLDFGTKYLILIISDDGIGFDVKETLKKVRCNAESFGLIGIHDRVYQLQGELKIKSSLGSGTICIIKLPINREVIKDESSRD
- a CDS encoding DUF192 domain-containing protein, with the translated sequence MKHMIKNITKNEDICKNVIVANNFLKRLKGLMFTKELSSDTSMYINHCNQIHTFFMNYNIDVLYLDKNSVIIEINENMKPGKIGKKVKDAVAVVELQGGKISKSNLKVGQAVIIC